A window of Aquibium oceanicum genomic DNA:
AAAAAGGATTGTGAGATGGAAAACGAGATCGACAGGAACGACACGCAGGAAGGCTCGGGCATGTCGTCGGGATGGCGGCGCGGCCTTGCCGTCGGCGGGCTCGCAGTGGCCGTCATCGCGGGCGCGGGACTGGTGAACGCGCAGGCGGACGGCGGCTGGGGCGACGACGGCTGGGGCCCGCGCCATGGCTCCGGCATGCACGGACGGATGGGAGGCATGGGGTTCATGCACGGTGGAATGGGCAACATGCTGGACGAGATCGACGCGACGGCCGAACAGGAGAAGAAGATCTGGGAGATCTTCGATGGCGTCCGCGGC
This region includes:
- a CDS encoding Spy/CpxP family protein refolding chaperone, translated to MENEIDRNDTQEGSGMSSGWRRGLAVGGLAVAVIAGAGLVNAQADGGWGDDGWGPRHGSGMHGRMGGMGFMHGGMGNMLDEIDATAEQEKKIWEIFDGVRGDIRSTAIDFRNTRGEVLELLSASEIDREAAEKLRSERIAALDEASRKMTKALLDAAEVLTPEQRAELAEHVGERRSGRGRW